From the genome of Amycolatopsis camponoti:
ACCAGCGCGTCGAGGGTTCGATCCGCTCGCGGCACCGGCAGGAGATCGGGTCCGGCGGAGCGTGGTTCGTGCAGCGCAAGGTGCCCGGCCGCGACGGCAGCGTCCTGCAGGTCCGGCCCGACCCGGGCACCGACGCCGAGCTGGTGGCGGCCATCGCCGAGCAGGCCGCCGCGAAGCTGGTCAACCCCATCGACTAGCAGTACGCTCGTACTCAGTACAAGCGTACTGTTTGTTGGGAGGCGGCTGTGTGGGATCCCGAGAAGTACCTCGACTACGCCGACCTGCGGGCCCGGCCGTTCTACGACCTGGTCTCGCGCATCGGCGCGGCCGCCCCGCGCCGGGTGGTCGACCTGGGGTGCGGCCCCGGAAACCTGACGGTGTCCTTGCGCTCGCGGTGGCCGTCGGCGGTGCTGGAGTGCAGCGATAGTTCACCCGAAATGGTGACCGCGGCCCGCGCCCGCGGCCTCGACGCTTCCCTGCTCGACGTCCGCGACTGGAAGCCGGCCCCGGACACCGACGTCGTCGTGTCGAACGCCGTCCTGCAGTGGGTGCCGGACCACTCCGCGTTGCTTCGCCGCTGGGCTTCTTCGCTGCCCTCGGGGGCGTTCCTGGCGATCCAGGTGCCGGGCAACTTCACCGCGCCCTCGCACGCGCTGACGCGGGAGCTGGCGGCGTCCCCGGCCTGGTCGTCCCGGCTGGCCGAGGTGGTGCTCCGCGAAGACGACGCGGTCTCGAGCCCCCTGGAGTACGCGAACCTCCTGGCCGACGAGGGCTGCGGCGTCGACGCCTGGGAGACGACGTACGTGCAGCCGCTGCGGGGGCCGTCCCCGGTGCTGGAGTGGATAGCCGGGACGGCCCTGCGCCCGATCCGCGCGGCCCTGTCCGACGCGGAGTGGGAGCAGTTCCG
Proteins encoded in this window:
- a CDS encoding trans-aconitate 2-methyltransferase; the protein is MWDPEKYLDYADLRARPFYDLVSRIGAAAPRRVVDLGCGPGNLTVSLRSRWPSAVLECSDSSPEMVTAARARGLDASLLDVRDWKPAPDTDVVVSNAVLQWVPDHSALLRRWASSLPSGAFLAIQVPGNFTAPSHALTRELAASPAWSSRLAEVVLREDDAVSSPLEYANLLADEGCGVDAWETTYVQPLRGPSPVLEWIAGTALRPIRAALSDAEWEQFRAELAPRLASAYPTRADGTTWFEFRRVFVVAQV